The following are from one region of the Rhea pennata isolate bPtePen1 chromosome 28, bPtePen1.pri, whole genome shotgun sequence genome:
- the BMP1 gene encoding bone morphogenetic protein 1 isoform X2, whose product MAGLLRSCGLLLCLLLARAMHFPDYSYVLEEEEDAEPLDYKDPCKAAAFLGDIALDEEDLRLFQVDRVVDLARHTVRRPPAGPSNSSGAGGRGPRPQRGSGGQGRRARSRRAATSRPERVWPDGVIPYVISGNFSGSQRAIFRQAMRHWEKHTCVTFLERNDEDSYIVFTYRPCGCCSYVGRRGGGPQAISIGKNCDKFGIVVHELGHVIGFWHEHTRPDRDDHVSIIRENIQPGQEYNFLKMEPEEVESLGETYDFDSIMHYARNTFSRGIFLDTILPKYDVNGVRPAIGQRTRLSKGDIAQARKLYRCPACGETLQDSQGNFSSPEFPNGYSAHMHCVWRISVTPGEKIILNFTTLDLYRSRLCWYDYVEVRDGFWRKATLRGRFCGNKLPEPIISTDSRLWVEFRSSSNWVGKGFFAVYEAICGGEVKKDNGHIQSPNYPDDYRPSKVCVWKITVSEGFHVGLTFQSFEIERHDSCAYDYLEIRDGSSESSSLIGRYCGYDKPDDIKSTSNKLWMKFVSDGSINKAGFAVNFFKEVDECSRANNGGCEQRCVNTLGSYKCACDPGYELASDKRRCEAACGGFLTKLNGSISSPGWPKEYPPNKNCIWQLVAPTQYRISLQFDFFETEGNDVCKYDFVEVRSGLTADSKLHGKFCGAEKPDVITSQYNNMRIEFKSDNTVSKKGFKAHFFSEKKQQLQPPKSRPPGLKFRLQKRLRSPS is encoded by the exons ATGGCCGGGCTGCTGCGGAGCTGCGGGCTGctcctgtgcctgctgctggcccgGGCCATGCACTTCCCCGACTACTCCTAcgtgctggaggaggaggaggacgcgGAGCCCCTGGACTACAAGGACCCCTGCAAAGCCG CTGCCTTCCTGGGAGACATCGCCCTGGACGAGGAGGACCTGCGGCTCTTCCAGGTGGACCGCGTCGTGGACCTGGCGCGCCACACCGtccgccggccccccgccggcccctccAACTCCTCAGGtgccggcggccggggcccgcggccgcagaggggcagcggcgggcagggccggcgggcgcggagccgccgcgccgccacgTCCCGTCCCGAGCGCGTGTGGCCCGACGGCGTCATCCCCTACGTGATTAGCGGGAACTTCAGCG GCAGCCAGCGAGCCATCTTCCGGCAGGCCATGCGGCACTGGGAGAAGCACACCTGCGTCACCTTCCTGGAGCGCAACGACGAGGACAGCTACATCGTCTTCACTTACCGGCCCTGCGG GTGCTGCTCCTACGTGGGCCGCAGAGGAGGGGGGCCCCAGGCCATCTCCATCGGCAAAAACTGCGACAAATTTGGCATCGTGGTGCACGAGCTGGGCCACGTCATCGGCTTCTGGCATGAGCACACGCGTCCCGACCGGGACGACCACGTCTCCATCATCCGGGAGAACATCCAGCCAG GGCAGGAGTACAACTTCTTGAAGATGGAGCCGGAGGAGGTGGAGTCACTGGGCGAGACGTACGATTTCGACAGCATCATGCACTACGCCAGGAACACCTTCTCCAG GGGCATTTTCCTGGACACCATCCTGCCCAAGTATGACGTGAACGGGGTCCGGCCGGCCATCGGCCAGCGGACGCGCCTGAGCAAGGGAGACATCGCCCAGGCCCGCAAGCTCTACCGCTGCCCGG CCTGTGGCGAGACGCTCCAGGACAGCCAGGGCAACTTTTCCTCCCCCGAATTCCCCAACGGATACTCTGCCCACATGCACTGCGTCTGGAGGATCTCCGTCACCCCCGGAGAAAAG ATCATCCTGAACTTCACCACCCTGGACCTCTACCGAAGCCGGCTGTGCTGGTACGATTACGTGGAGGTGAGAGACGGGTTCTGGAGAAAGGCCACGCTGCGAG GCAGGTTCTGCGGGAACAAGCTCCCGGAGCCCATCATCTCCACCGACAGCCGCCTCTGGGTGGAGTTtcgcagcagcagcaactggGTGGGCAAAGGTTTCTTCGCCGTCTACGAAG CCATCTGCGGCGGGGAGGTGAAGAAGGACAACGGGCACATCCAGTCTCCCAACTACCCCGACGATTACCGGCCCAGCAAAGTGTGCGTCTGGAAGATCACCGTCTCCGAGGGCTTCCACGTGGGCCTGACCTTCCAGTCCTTCGAG ATCGAGCGCCACGACAGCTGCGCCTACGACTACCTGGAGATCCGCGACGGCAGCAGCGAGTCGAGCAGCCTCATCGGCCGCTACTGCGGCTACGACAAGCCCGACGACATCAAGAGCACGTCCAACAAGCTCTGGATGAAGTTCGTCTCCGACGGCTCCATCAACAAAGCCGGCTTCGCCGTCAACTTCTTCAAAG AGGTGGACGAGTGCTCGCGGGCCAACAACGGCGGCTGCGAGCAGCGCTGCGTGAACACCCTGGGCAGCTACAAGTGCGCCTGCGACCCGGGCTACGAGCTGGCGTCCGACAAGCGCCGCTGCGAGG CCGCCTGCGGAGGTTTCCTCACCAAGCTCAACGGCTCCATCAGCAGCCCCGGGTGGCCCAAGGAGTATCCCCCCAACAAGAACTGCATCTGGCAGCTCGTGGCCCCCACGCAATACCGCATCTCCCTGCAGTTCGACTTCTTCGAGACCGAGGGCAACGAC GTGTGCAAGTACGACTTCGTAGAGGTGCGCAGCGGGCTCACCGCCGACTCCAAGCTGCACGGCAAGTTCTGCGGCGCCGAGAAGCCGGACGTCATCACCTCGCAGTACAACAACATGCGGATCGAGTTCAAGTCGGACAACACCGTCTCCAAGAAGGGCTTCAAAGCCCATTTCTTCTCAG